AACCGATTTCCCATGTACTTTCCCATTGCTGATCAGCGCATAGGCCAGAATCACTTCCACCGACCCGATCCAGCCTAAAATGTCAATCCAAAGTTCAAAGTCCATCAACGCGCCATGAATTTCTGAAGTCCCTCATTTGCCATGGCCTTGACTTTATTCTGGACCATTGGCGTCCATCCCATCAGTGTACCGGAAACTCCAAGGGCCATCCTACTCCATTTCCAGAAGTCAAAGTGATCGTGGTGTTCGATGATCTTCCCATCCTGAAATCGAAAAGTTGCTTTGATTTGGTTATGGACCTTGCGACCAGTCTTTGAAAATGGATAATGAGCTTCCCAATGACAGAATCCACTGGTTTCATCTGCCATGACCCGATCAAAGTGGATCACCAGATTTCCTTTAGACCTTTCAATTAACATGGCCCACATGGCACCCACTTCTTTTCCTTTCAGATTAAAAACCGGGTCTGAGAAGGTGACTTCCTCATGATAGCAGCTTGCCATGGTTTCGGCATCCTGCTCCTGAAAGGCCGTATAAAATTTCTCAATAAGATCGTGGTGTTCCTGCATATTAAACCGGATATTGCTCCTTGATAAAGTTAACCGCTTCTTTCACACCTGTTGTGGCAGGTTCCTGATAGATTTTCAGGTTTTGGTAGCCAGAAAGCGATGGGGTATTGGGATCAATTAGAAATTTCGGAATATCAGGTCGGGCATAATCAATCAGCCCAGCAGCAGGGTAAACTTGCAGTGAAGTGCCTACCACCATAAAAATATCTGCCGTCATACATTCAGCAGCAGCAGGCTCAATCATTGGCACCATCTCTCCAAACCAAACGATATGTGGCCTTAACTGACTTCCTTTTTCGCAAGTGTCTCCTATCTTCAATTCCCAACCATCCATGTCGTAAACCAAAGATTCGTCCACAGAGCTTCTGCATTTGAACAGTTCTCCGTGCAAGTGCATCACATTGGCAGAACCCGCCTTTTCATGCAGGTCATCTACATTTTGAGTAATGATGAGCACTTCATAGTCACGCTCTAGTTGTGCTAATTCGATATGTGCCGCGTTAGGTTTTACCTCCAGTGCTTGCTTACGGCGCTGATTATAGAAATCCATCACCATTTCAGGATTCTTCCGCCAGCCTTCCGGAGAGGCCACTTCCATCACGTCGTGTCCTTCCCAAAGTCCACCGGAATCTCGAAAGGTACGAATGCCACTTTCGGCACTCACACCCGCTCCCGTTAGCACGACAATTTTCATCGGATCTTAGAATCTAAACATGCGGCCGGCTTCAGCCCATGGAATACCTAGTATGATAAGCAACATGGCAGCTCCGAAAAAGATAGATTGAAACCGATACTTGACTACACTGTCTTCAGATTTCTTGGAAATACTTCTTCCTGCTTGAGCAAAAACCGCTGCAAGGATCATGAGTGCAAGGTGCTCTACCGCCCAGAACCTCAAATCAGGTTCTTTCATGGCTGCTCCGTAACCCATGGCTCTTGCTTCTCCAACCAATGGGCTTAAAAAAAAGTACAGGATCAAGCCCAGAAGCAACTGCAAATGCATTGTACCTACAAAAGAAGCTGCCAACGTATTGTCAAGCTTTTGATAGGTCCCTCCACTAAACAAGCCAATGAGAGATTTGAATACAGCAAGGATCATCAGGATGAAAACCACCCACCTCAACCATGAATGTGTATAGAGTAGAAAGGTATACATAGGATATTTTAAGTTCGAATCGCTGTAATTTACAATGAGTTAAGCGCTTCGTTTGTCGCCAAAGGTACGCTTTTACTTGCAATCTATTGTCAACACAATTATCAATCGATATGTCAGATAAAGAACCAAAAATCACCGGGATCGGTGGCGTATTTTTCAAGTCTCAGAACTCAATATCCCTCAAAAACTGGTATGCCAAAAGTTTTTCTTTGAATGTGGATGAGTATGGCGCCCTTTTCGAAGCACGGCAATCCACGGATCCTGAAAAAATGCAATACCTCCAATGGGGCCCATTCAAACAGGACACAACCTATTTCGATCCATCGCAGGCAGCCTTCATGATCAATTACCGTGTCCAGAACATAGAAGGTCTGGTCGAAAAGCTTCGAAATGAAGGGGTAACCATCGTAGATGAAATCGAAACCTTTGAATATGGCAAGTTTGTGCATGTCATGGACCCGGAAGGCAACAAACTGGAATTGTGGGAGCCTGTAGATGAAGTCTTTGAAAAAGAGTATTCGGAAAGGGCTAATAAAGAATAGGTAGTCAGCATTGTTGATGTTCTTATATTTGCCGCTTCAAAATTCAAGAGATACATGAGCGACTTTATCATTTGCGGAATTCAACAAATGGGAGTAGGTGTGGCCAATATGCCA
This DNA window, taken from Cytophagales bacterium, encodes the following:
- a CDS encoding nuclear transport factor 2 family protein, whose protein sequence is MQEHHDLIEKFYTAFQEQDAETMASCYHEEVTFSDPVFNLKGKEVGAMWAMLIERSKGNLVIHFDRVMADETSGFCHWEAHYPFSKTGRKVHNQIKATFRFQDGKIIEHHDHFDFWKWSRMALGVSGTLMGWTPMVQNKVKAMANEGLQKFMAR
- a CDS encoding NAD-dependent deacylase; protein product: MKIVVLTGAGVSAESGIRTFRDSGGLWEGHDVMEVASPEGWRKNPEMVMDFYNQRRKQALEVKPNAAHIELAQLERDYEVLIITQNVDDLHEKAGSANVMHLHGELFKCRSSVDESLVYDMDGWELKIGDTCEKGSQLRPHIVWFGEMVPMIEPAAAECMTADIFMVVGTSLQVYPAAGLIDYARPDIPKFLIDPNTPSLSGYQNLKIYQEPATTGVKEAVNFIKEQYPV
- a CDS encoding VOC family protein produces the protein MSDKEPKITGIGGVFFKSQNSISLKNWYAKSFSLNVDEYGALFEARQSTDPEKMQYLQWGPFKQDTTYFDPSQAAFMINYRVQNIEGLVEKLRNEGVTIVDEIETFEYGKFVHVMDPEGNKLELWEPVDEVFEKEYSERANKE